One window from the genome of Hoplias malabaricus isolate fHopMal1 chromosome X2, fHopMal1.hap1, whole genome shotgun sequence encodes:
- the LOC136676499 gene encoding insulin gene enhancer protein isl-1 — MGDMGDPPKKKRLMSLCVGCGNQIHDQYILRVSPDLEWHAACLKCAECHQYLDESCTCFVRDGKTYCKRDYIRLYGIKCAKCKVGFSKNDFVMRARSKVYHLECFRCVACSRQLIPGDEFSLREDELFCRADHDVLERASGGSADPLSPIHPPTTLHMAAEPISARQPALRPHVHKQAEKTTRVRTVLNEKQLHTLRTCYNANPRPDALMKEQLVEMTGLSPRVIRVWFQNKRCKDKKRSILMKQLQQQQPNDKTNIQGMTGTPMVATSPERHDGGLQASQVEVQTYQPPWKVLSDFTLQSDLEQPAFQQLVNFSEGGPGSNSTGSEVASMSSQLPDTPNSMVASPIEA; from the exons ATGGGAGACATGGGGGACCCTCCGAAAA AGAAGCGgctgatgtctctgtgtgtgggctgCGGGAATCAGATCCACGATCAGTACATCCTGCGCGTGTCCCCGGACCTGGAGTGGCACGCGGCGTGTCTTAAATGCGCAGAGTGTCATCAGTACCTGGACGAGTCGTGCACGTGCTTCGTGCGGGACGGAAAGACCTACTGCAAGCGGGACTACATCAG ACTTTACGGGATAAAGTGCGCCAAGTGTAAAGTGGGCTTCAGCAAGAACGACTTCGTGATGCGCGCGCGCTCCAAGGTCTACCACCTGGAGTGTTTCCGCTGCGTCGCGTGCAGCCGGCAGCTGATTCCCGGTGACGAGTTCTCCCTGCGCGAGGACGAGCTCTTCTGCCGGGCCGACCATGACGTGCTGGAGCGCGCGAGCGGCGGGAGTGCGGATCCGCTCAGTCCCAtacacccccccaccacactGCACATggcag CCGAGCCCATCTCCGCGCGGCAGCCGGCGCTGCGGCCGCACGTGCACAAGCAGGCGGAGAAGACGACGCGCGTGCGCACGGTGCTGAACGAGAAGCAGCTGCACACGCTGCGGACGTGCTACAACGCGAACCCGCGGCCGGACGCGCTGATGAAGGAGCAGCTGGTGGAGATGACGGGGCTGAGCCCGCGCGTGATCCGCGTGTGGTTCCAGAACAAGCGCTGCAAGGACAAGAAGCGCAGCATCCTGATGaagcagctgcagcagcagcagcccaaCGACAAGACG AACATCCAGGGGATGACGGGGACCCCGATGGTGGCGACCAGTCCTGAGAGGCATGACGGTGGTCTGCAGGCCAGTCAGGTGGAGGTGCAGACCTACCAGCCGCCCTGGAAAGTGCTGAGCGACTTCACACTGCAGAGCGACCTGGAGCAGCCCGCCTTCCAACAACTG GTGAATTTTTCCGAAGGAGGCCCAGGCTCCAACTCGACGGGGAGTGAGGTGGCGTCCATGTCGTCCCAGCTGCCGGACACTCCCAACAGCATGGTGGCCAGTCCTATAGAGGCCTAG